Proteins encoded together in one Eublepharis macularius isolate TG4126 chromosome 2, MPM_Emac_v1.0, whole genome shotgun sequence window:
- the PAPOLA gene encoding poly(A) polymerase alpha has product MPFPVTTQGSQQTQQPQKHYGITSPISLAAPKESDCVLTQKLIETLRPFGVFEEEEELQRRILILGKLNNLVKEWIREISEIKNLPQSVIENVGGKIFTFGSYRLGVHTKGADIDALCVAPRHVDRSDFFTSFYEKLKLQEEVKDLRAVEEAFVPVIKLCFDGIEIDILFARLALQTIPEDLDLRDDSLLKNLDIRCIRSLNGCRVTDEILHLVPNIDNFRLTLRAIKLWAKRHNIYSNILGFLGGVSWAMLVARTCQLYPNAIASTLVHKFFLVFSKWEWPNPVLLKQPEECNLNLPVWDPRVNPSDRYHLMPIITPAYPQQNSTYNVSVSTRMVMVEEFKQGLAITDEILLSKAEWSKLFEAPNFFQKYKHYIVLLASAPTEKQRLEWVGLVESKIRILVGSLEKNEFITLAHVNPQSFPAPKENPDKEEFRTMWVIGLVFKKTENSENLSVDLTYDIQSFTDTVYRQAINSKMFEMDMKIAAMHVKRRQLHQLLPSHVLQKKKKHSTEGVRLTALNDSSLDLSMDSDNSTSVPSPTNAMKTSPLNSSGSSQGRSSPAPAVTAASVTSVQTSEVSVPQTNSSESSGGTSSESIPQTATQPAISPPPKPTIPRVPSTRLLNQSPRPSGNTATNSLKRTSSPHKEESPKRIKTEQDDVNDDASCLDMSDHEKMETKDLLDTELDTASQTESLQTVSLQAPQKMPSTDLSDIPALPANPIPVIKNSIKLRLNR; this is encoded by the exons ATGCCGTT TCCAGTTACAACCCAGGGATCACAACAGACGCAGCAGCCGCAGAAGCATTATGGCATTACCTCACCTATCAGTTTAGCTGCCCCCAAGGAGAGTGACTGTGTACTTACTCAGAAATTAATTGAAACCCTAAGACCTTTTGGTGTctttgaagaggaggaagaactGCAACGCAG AATTCTAATTTTGGGGAAACTAAATAACCTCGTAAAGGAGTGGATACGGGAAATCAGTGAAATTAAG AATCTTCCACAGTCTGTAATAGAAAATGTTGGAGGGAAAATTTTCACATTTGGATCGTATAGATTAGGTGTGCACACAAAAG GTGCCGATATTGATGCATTGTGTGTGGCACCAAGGCACGTAGACCGGAGTGACTTCTTCACCTCATTTTATGAAAAACTCAAACTGCAGGAAGAAGTAAAAGACTTACGG GCTGTTGAAGAAGCATTTGTTCCTGTCATCAAACTGTGTTTTGATGGAATAGAG ATTGATATCTTGTTTGCCCGACTAGCACTGCAAACTATTCCTGAAGACCTAGACCTTCGAGATGATAGTCTACTAAAAAATCTAGACATTAGATGCATACGAAGTCTTAATG GTTGCAGGGTAACCGATGAAATTCTCCATCTAGTACCAAACATTGACAATTTCAGGTTAACACTGAGAGCTATCAAACTGTGGGCCAAAC GGCACAACATCTATTCCAATATACTAGGTTTCCTTGGTGGAGTTTCCTGGGCTATGCTAGTAGCAAGAACATGCCAGCTTTATCCAAATGCAATAGCATCAACTCTTGTACATAAATTTTTCTTGGTATTTTCTAAATG GGAATGGCCAAATCCAGTGCTATTGAAACAGCCAGAAGAATGCAATCTTAATTTGCCTGTATGGGACCCAAGG GTAAATCCCAGTGATAGGTACCATCTTATGCCTATAATTACACCAGCATACCCCCAGCAGAACTCAACCTACAATGTGTCCGTTTCTACCCGTATGGTCATGGTTGAAGAATTTAAACAAG GTCTTGCTATCACAGATGAAATTTTGCTGAGTAAAGCAGAGTGGTCCAAACTTTTTGAAGCTCCAAACTTCTTTCAAAAGTACAA GCATTATATTGTACTTCTAGCAAGCGCACCAACAGAAAAACAACGACTAGAATG GGTTGGCTTGGTCGAGTCCAAAATCCGTATTCTGGTTGGAAGCTTGGAAAAGAATGAATTCATCACACTGGCTCATGTAAATCCTCAGTCATTCCCAGCACCCAAGGAAAATCCTGACAA GGAAGAGTTTCGTACAATGTGGGTGATTGGGTTAGTGTTCAAGAAAACGGAGAATTCTGAAAATTTAAGTGTCGACCTTACATATGACATCCAATCCTTTACTGACACTG TTTATAGGCAAGCAATAAACAGCAAGATGTTTGAGATGGATATGAAAATTGCTGCAATGCATGTTAAAAGAAGGCAACTTCACCAACTGCTACCTAGTCATGtgcttcagaaaaagaaaaag CATTCAACAGAAGGGGTCAGGTTGACAGCGCTGAACGACAGCAGTCTAGACTTATCTATGGATAGCGATAACAGCACGTCTGTGCCTTCTCCTACAAATGCTATGAAGACAAGTCCACTAaatagttccggcagttctcagGG CAGAAGCAGTCCTGCTCCAGCTGTGACGGCAGCATCTGTGACCAGTGTGCAGACTTCTGAAGTCAGTGTGCCACAAACAAATTCCAGTGAAAGCTCAGGGG GTACTTCAAGTGAAAGCATTCCTCAAACTGCCACACAGCCAGCcatctctccaccaccaaagcCTACCATCCCTAGAGTTCCTTCAACTCGTCTGCTAAACCAGTCACCAAGACCTTCAGGAAACACTGCAACAAATAGCCTGAAGAGGACATCGTCTCCTCATAAAGAAGAGTCTCCCAAAAGAATTAAAACTGAACAG GATGATGTGAATGACGATGCCAGTTGTCTTGATATGAGTGATCATGAGAAAATGGAAACCAAG